Proteins encoded together in one Kutzneria kofuensis window:
- the rhaI gene encoding L-rhamnose isomerase, translating into MKAQLRRHRIETPSWAYGNSGTRFKVYAQAGVPRTPQEKIADAAKVHELTGVAPSIALHIPWDKVDDYPALARFASDHGIAIGAINPNVFQEDDYRLGSVCNPDPKIRRKATDHLLECIEVGVQTGSTILSLWFADGTNYPGQDSIRARQDRLADALSEVYGQLPDGMRMLVEYKLFEPSFYTMDLPDWGTSFAHCVNLGPKAQVLVDTGHHAPGTNIEFIVALLLRAGKLGGFHFNSRFYADDDLMVGAADPFQLFRIMHEIVAADALAPEADVAFMLDQCHNIEPKVPAMIRSVLNVQEATAKALLVDREALAKAQAEGDVLGANAALMDAYNTDVRPLLAELRAEDGLDPDPIGAYHRSGYQQKIEAERVGGSAMGWGA; encoded by the coding sequence GTGAAGGCGCAGCTGCGCAGGCACCGGATCGAGACGCCGTCGTGGGCGTACGGCAACTCGGGCACCAGGTTCAAGGTCTACGCCCAGGCGGGCGTGCCGCGCACGCCGCAGGAGAAGATCGCGGACGCGGCCAAGGTGCACGAGCTGACCGGCGTCGCGCCGAGCATCGCCCTGCACATCCCGTGGGACAAGGTCGACGACTATCCCGCGCTGGCCCGGTTCGCCAGCGACCACGGCATCGCCATCGGGGCCATCAACCCCAACGTGTTCCAGGAGGACGACTACCGGCTCGGCAGCGTCTGCAACCCCGACCCGAAGATCCGCCGCAAGGCGACCGACCACCTGCTGGAGTGCATCGAGGTCGGGGTGCAGACGGGCTCGACGATCCTGTCGCTGTGGTTCGCCGACGGCACCAACTATCCGGGCCAGGACTCGATCCGGGCCCGGCAGGACCGGCTGGCCGACGCACTGTCCGAAGTGTACGGTCAGCTGCCCGACGGCATGCGGATGCTGGTGGAGTACAAGCTGTTCGAGCCCAGCTTCTACACCATGGACCTGCCGGACTGGGGCACCTCGTTCGCGCACTGCGTGAACCTCGGGCCGAAGGCGCAGGTGCTGGTGGACACCGGGCACCACGCGCCGGGTACCAACATCGAGTTCATCGTGGCGCTGCTGCTGCGGGCCGGCAAGCTCGGCGGCTTCCACTTCAACAGCCGGTTCTACGCCGACGACGACCTGATGGTCGGCGCCGCCGACCCGTTCCAGCTGTTCCGGATCATGCACGAGATCGTGGCCGCGGACGCGCTGGCGCCCGAGGCGGACGTGGCGTTCATGCTCGACCAGTGCCACAACATCGAGCCCAAGGTGCCGGCCATGATCCGGTCCGTGCTCAACGTGCAGGAGGCCACCGCCAAGGCGCTGCTCGTGGACCGCGAGGCGCTGGCCAAGGCGCAGGCGGAAGGCGACGTGCTCGGCGCGAACGCGGCGCTGATGGACGCCTACAACACCGACGTCCGGCCGCTGCTCGCGGAGCTGCGCGCCGAGGACGGGCTCGACCCGGACCCGATCGGGGCTTACCACCGGTCCGGCTACCAGCAGAAGATCGAGGCCGAGCGGGTCGGCGGCTCGGCGATGGGATGGGGCGCGTGA
- a CDS encoding ABC transporter permease, translating into MKGLLRWESVLFVLLALVAVVGSAATGGSFLTGRGAFNVGSDLAVMALIAMPLTLVIVAAEIDLSVASVLGLSSALIGALWNAGWPLEAILPFVIVVGAVCGAINGFLVTKLGLPSLAVTIGSLALYRGLAFVVLGDQAVADFPESYTQFGTNPVPGTWIPYPILLFAVLAVVFGLLLHATTFGRAVFAIGANEEAARFSGIRVKRIKFILFVLTGAVAALAGIVYTLRFASARADNGTGLELEVVTAVLLGGVSIFGGRGTIGGVILAALVLGGLTDALILDDIATEVVKLVTGILLLASVFAPAVTKRLTRGTP; encoded by the coding sequence GTGAAAGGCTTGCTGCGCTGGGAAAGCGTGCTGTTCGTGCTGCTGGCGCTGGTCGCGGTCGTCGGTTCGGCGGCCACCGGCGGCAGTTTCCTCACCGGCCGGGGCGCGTTCAACGTGGGCAGCGACCTCGCCGTGATGGCGCTGATCGCGATGCCGCTGACGCTGGTGATCGTGGCCGCCGAGATCGACCTGTCGGTGGCCTCGGTGCTGGGACTGTCCAGCGCATTGATCGGCGCGCTGTGGAACGCGGGCTGGCCGCTGGAGGCGATCCTGCCGTTCGTGATCGTCGTCGGCGCGGTGTGCGGGGCGATCAACGGGTTCCTGGTGACGAAGCTGGGACTGCCGTCGCTGGCCGTGACGATCGGCTCGCTGGCGCTGTACCGCGGGCTGGCGTTCGTGGTGCTGGGCGATCAGGCCGTCGCCGACTTCCCGGAGAGCTACACGCAGTTCGGCACGAATCCGGTGCCGGGGACCTGGATTCCGTACCCCATCCTGCTTTTCGCGGTGCTGGCGGTCGTGTTCGGGCTGCTGCTGCACGCCACGACGTTCGGCCGGGCGGTGTTCGCCATCGGCGCCAACGAGGAGGCGGCCCGGTTCTCCGGCATCCGGGTCAAGCGGATCAAGTTCATCCTGTTCGTGCTGACCGGCGCGGTCGCCGCGCTCGCCGGCATCGTCTACACCCTGCGGTTCGCCAGCGCCCGCGCCGACAACGGCACCGGGCTGGAGCTCGAGGTGGTGACCGCCGTGCTGCTCGGCGGCGTGTCCATCTTCGGCGGCCGCGGCACGATCGGCGGCGTGATCCTCGCCGCGCTCGTGCTCGGCGGCCTGACCGACGCGCTCATCCTCGACGACATCGCCACCGAGGTGGTGAAGCTCGTCACCGGAATCCTGCTGTTGGCCAGCGTCTTCGCGCCGGCCGTCACCAAGCGTCTGACGAGAGGCACACCATGA
- the rhaS gene encoding rhamnose ABC transporter substrate-binding protein, protein MRRMVVLLSTALLLAGCGGTTKNNSGGDSGGGQTQTTANPNAATAKDLKITFLPKQVNNPYFTVAQGGAEKAATALGEQLKATGPSDADASSQVTYINTAAQQGQNALLLAANDSNAVAPALKAARKQGMKVVTFDSDAAADARDVFINQASSQEIAAGQVKLISDAIGGSGEIAILSATANATNQNTWIDIMKKELAKPEYAKIKLDEIAYGNDDDETSFQKTQGLLQAHPNLKGIISPTTVGVAAAARYLDSSSYKGKVALTGLGTPNQMRKFIQDGTVGSVALWDPAQLGELATYAAVALASGQITGKQGEKFKAGELGEYTIGDKGEVVLGPPLTFTKDNVDKYNF, encoded by the coding sequence ATGAGGAGAATGGTCGTCCTTCTGTCCACGGCACTGCTGCTGGCCGGCTGCGGCGGCACCACCAAGAACAACTCGGGCGGCGACTCCGGCGGCGGGCAGACGCAGACCACCGCCAACCCGAACGCGGCCACCGCCAAGGACCTGAAGATCACGTTCCTGCCCAAGCAGGTCAACAACCCGTACTTCACGGTCGCGCAGGGCGGGGCCGAGAAGGCCGCGACCGCGCTGGGCGAGCAGCTCAAGGCCACCGGTCCGTCGGACGCGGACGCTTCGTCGCAGGTCACCTACATCAACACCGCCGCGCAGCAGGGCCAGAACGCGCTGCTGCTGGCGGCCAACGACAGCAACGCGGTCGCACCGGCGCTGAAGGCGGCCCGCAAGCAGGGCATGAAGGTCGTGACGTTCGACTCGGACGCCGCCGCCGACGCCCGGGACGTGTTCATCAACCAGGCCTCGTCCCAGGAGATCGCCGCCGGTCAGGTGAAGCTGATCTCGGACGCGATCGGCGGTTCCGGGGAGATCGCCATCCTGTCGGCGACGGCCAACGCGACCAACCAGAACACCTGGATCGACATCATGAAGAAGGAACTGGCCAAGCCGGAGTACGCGAAGATCAAGCTGGACGAGATCGCGTACGGCAACGACGACGACGAGACGTCGTTCCAGAAGACGCAGGGCCTGCTGCAGGCGCACCCCAACCTCAAGGGCATCATCTCGCCCACCACGGTCGGCGTCGCCGCGGCCGCGCGCTACCTGGACTCCTCGTCGTACAAGGGAAAGGTCGCGCTGACCGGGCTGGGGACCCCCAACCAGATGCGCAAGTTCATCCAGGACGGCACGGTCGGCTCGGTCGCGCTGTGGGACCCGGCCCAGTTGGGGGAGTTGGCCACCTACGCCGCGGTCGCGCTGGCGTCCGGGCAGATCACCGGCAAGCAGGGGGAGAAGTTCAAGGCGGGTGAGCTCGGCGAGTACACCATCGGCGACAAGGGCGAGGTGGTGCTCGGCCCGCCGCTCACGTTCACCAAGGACAACGTCGACAAGTACAACTTCTGA
- a CDS encoding ABC transporter permease, with amino-acid sequence MTAVRELGILIALAVVVVVTAVVNPLFLSGQGIRDLLLNACLVALLTVGQTMVVITRNVDLSVGSVLGLSAFVTADTFAVNPVLAIVVGIVVGALCGLVNGALVGLGKVPSLVVTLGTLSVFRGLDFMWAHGRQINAANLPDGFLALGSGSVFGIPYLVIITLVVLAVAALHLGSYRSGRELYAIGSNPEAAVLAGIPVGRRVFTTFLLSGTVAGLAGVLAVARYGTVDATVGTGLELQVISAVVVGGVAIFGGSGTVAGAALGALLLSTIGSALEVVHIAQFWQQAITGALLIAAIALDRSVALRVAARLRRQSRGVSA; translated from the coding sequence ATGACCGCCGTCCGGGAGCTGGGCATCCTCATCGCCCTGGCCGTCGTCGTCGTGGTGACGGCCGTCGTGAACCCGCTTTTCCTGAGCGGGCAGGGGATCCGGGACCTGCTGCTGAACGCCTGCCTGGTCGCGCTGCTGACGGTCGGCCAGACGATGGTCGTGATCACCCGCAACGTGGACCTGTCGGTCGGCTCGGTGCTCGGCCTGTCGGCGTTCGTCACCGCCGACACGTTCGCCGTCAACCCGGTGCTGGCGATCGTCGTCGGCATCGTGGTCGGCGCGCTGTGCGGGCTGGTCAACGGGGCCCTGGTCGGGCTGGGCAAGGTGCCGAGCCTGGTCGTCACGCTGGGCACGCTCAGCGTGTTCCGCGGCCTGGACTTCATGTGGGCGCACGGCCGGCAGATCAACGCCGCCAACCTGCCCGACGGCTTTCTGGCCCTGGGCAGCGGCAGCGTGTTCGGCATCCCGTACCTGGTGATCATCACGCTGGTCGTGCTGGCGGTCGCCGCACTGCACCTGGGCAGCTACCGCAGCGGCCGCGAGCTGTACGCGATCGGCTCCAACCCGGAGGCGGCGGTGCTCGCCGGCATTCCCGTGGGGCGGCGGGTCTTCACCACGTTCCTGCTGTCCGGCACGGTCGCCGGCCTCGCCGGCGTGCTCGCGGTCGCCCGCTACGGCACGGTGGACGCGACCGTCGGCACCGGCCTGGAACTCCAGGTGATCTCCGCCGTCGTCGTCGGTGGCGTGGCGATCTTCGGCGGCAGCGGAACCGTGGCCGGCGCGGCGCTCGGCGCGCTGTTGCTGTCCACCATCGGCAGCGCACTGGAGGTCGTGCACATCGCGCAGTTCTGGCAGCAGGCGATCACCGGCGCGCTGCTGATCGCGGCGATCGCGCTGGACCGGTCCGTCGCGCTGCGGGTGGCGGCCCGGCTGCGCCGCCAGTCGAGGGGAGTCAGCGCGTGA
- a CDS encoding bifunctional aldolase/short-chain dehydrogenase, whose product MGRVNPEVSLLLDRAHTIGADRRNTNYAGGNASCKAVDRDPVTGGDVELMWVKGSGGDLGTLTEAGLAVLRLDRLRAMVDVYPGVEREDEMVAAFDFCLHGKGGAAPSIDTAMHGLVDAAHVDHLHPDAGIALATAADGPALTRECFGDRVAWVDWRRPGFQLGLDIAEIKRANPAAIGVILGGHGITAWGATSQECQANSLEIIRRAQEFLDSRGSADPFGAVVPERQALAPEARRARAAALAPVVRGLASTDNRQVGHFTDSAEVLEFLAGSKAPELAALGTSCPDHFLRTKVRPLILDTPADAPFETVVERLRVLHHEYREDYRAYYERHASPDSPAMRGADPAIVLVPGIGMFSFGADEQTARVAGEFYVNAINVMRGAESVSRYAPIPESEKFRIEYWELEEAKLRRRPKPKPLTARVAFVTGGGSGIGRATALRLAAEGACVVVADRDLAAAEAVAKEIGSTAVAVHVDVSSSDAVDEAISAACLAFGGIDLVVNNAGLSVSKPLVDTTDEDWDRQHGVMARGSFLVSRAAARTMIAQGIGGDIVYVVSKNAVFAGPNNVAYGSAKADQAHQVRLLAAELAAHGIRVNGVNPDAVVRGSGIFSSGWGAQRAAVYGVPEEKLGEYYAQRTLLKEEVLPEHVAAAIFVLTGGELSRTTGLHVPVDAGVAAAFLR is encoded by the coding sequence ATGGGGCGCGTGAACCCGGAAGTCTCCTTGTTGTTGGATCGTGCGCACACGATCGGCGCGGACCGGCGCAACACCAACTACGCCGGCGGCAACGCGTCGTGCAAGGCGGTGGACCGGGACCCGGTCACCGGCGGCGACGTGGAACTGATGTGGGTCAAGGGATCCGGCGGTGATCTCGGCACCCTGACCGAGGCCGGGCTGGCCGTGCTGCGGCTGGACCGGTTGCGGGCCATGGTGGACGTGTATCCGGGGGTGGAGCGCGAGGACGAGATGGTCGCCGCGTTCGACTTCTGCCTGCACGGCAAGGGCGGCGCCGCGCCGTCCATCGACACGGCCATGCACGGCCTGGTCGACGCCGCGCACGTCGACCACCTGCACCCGGATGCCGGCATCGCGCTGGCGACGGCGGCGGACGGGCCGGCGCTGACCCGGGAGTGCTTCGGCGACCGGGTGGCGTGGGTGGACTGGCGGCGGCCGGGTTTCCAGCTGGGGCTGGACATCGCCGAGATCAAGCGGGCCAATCCGGCGGCCATCGGCGTGATCCTCGGCGGGCACGGGATCACCGCGTGGGGCGCTACTTCGCAGGAGTGCCAGGCAAACTCGTTGGAGATCATCCGGCGGGCGCAGGAATTCCTGGACTCTCGCGGTTCGGCCGATCCCTTCGGCGCCGTCGTTCCCGAACGGCAAGCGCTTGCGCCCGAGGCTCGGCGTGCTCGCGCGGCCGCGCTGGCGCCGGTGGTCCGCGGGCTGGCGTCGACGGACAACCGTCAGGTCGGGCACTTCACGGACTCCGCGGAGGTGCTGGAGTTCCTGGCCGGCTCGAAGGCCCCGGAGCTGGCGGCGCTGGGGACCTCGTGCCCGGATCACTTCCTGCGCACCAAGGTTCGGCCGCTGATCCTGGACACGCCGGCCGACGCGCCGTTCGAGACCGTGGTGGAGCGGCTGCGGGTGCTGCACCACGAGTACCGCGAGGACTACCGGGCCTACTACGAGCGGCACGCATCGCCGGACTCGCCGGCGATGCGCGGGGCCGATCCGGCGATCGTGCTGGTGCCGGGCATCGGCATGTTCTCCTTCGGCGCCGACGAGCAGACCGCCCGGGTGGCCGGGGAGTTCTACGTCAACGCCATCAACGTCATGCGCGGGGCCGAGTCCGTGTCCCGGTACGCGCCGATCCCGGAGAGCGAGAAGTTCCGGATCGAGTACTGGGAGCTGGAGGAGGCGAAGCTGCGTCGCCGCCCCAAGCCGAAGCCGTTGACGGCACGGGTCGCCTTCGTCACCGGCGGCGGCTCCGGCATCGGCCGGGCCACGGCTCTGCGGCTGGCCGCCGAGGGCGCTTGTGTCGTCGTCGCCGACCGTGATCTGGCCGCCGCCGAGGCGGTGGCCAAGGAGATCGGCTCCACCGCGGTGGCCGTGCACGTCGACGTGTCCTCTTCGGACGCCGTCGACGAGGCGATTTCCGCTGCCTGCCTGGCGTTCGGCGGCATCGACCTCGTCGTCAACAATGCCGGGCTGTCGGTGTCGAAGCCGTTGGTGGACACCACCGACGAGGACTGGGACCGCCAGCACGGCGTCATGGCTCGGGGCTCGTTCCTGGTGTCGCGGGCCGCCGCCCGGACGATGATCGCGCAGGGCATCGGCGGCGACATCGTCTACGTGGTCAGCAAGAACGCCGTTTTCGCCGGCCCCAACAATGTCGCCTACGGGTCCGCCAAGGCCGACCAGGCGCACCAGGTCCGGCTGCTCGCCGCCGAACTCGCCGCCCACGGCATCCGGGTCAACGGCGTCAATCCCGATGCGGTGGTTCGGGGTTCCGGCATCTTCTCGTCCGGTTGGGGCGCGCAGCGGGCCGCCGTGTACGGGGTGCCAGAGGAGAAGCTGGGCGAGTACTACGCGCAGCGCACCCTGTTGAAGGAGGAGGTGCTGCCCGAGCACGTCGCCGCCGCGATCTTCGTGCTCACCGGCGGCGAGCTGTCCCGCACCACCGGCCTGCACGTGCCGGTCGATGCCGGCGTCGCCGCGGCCTTCCTGCGATGA